The Pseudomonas iranensis genome includes a window with the following:
- the alg8 gene encoding mannuronan synthase, protein MTKLKHFFLQSAGWLFYLSLLMGLALMLPTSTFDSESKDFIFLIGAVGIWRYSMGATHFVRGMIFLYIVYPHLRRKVRKLGKAADPSHVFLMVTSFRIDALTTAQVYSSVIREAIDCELPTTIVCSIVEMSDELLVKALWARMNPPERVKLDFVRIPGTGKRDGLAFGFRAISRHLPDDRAVVAVIDGDTVLGEGVVRKTVPWFQLFGNVGGLTTNEFCEVRGGYIMSEWHKLRFAQRHINMCSMALSKRVLTMTGRMSVFKASVVTNPEFIADVESDSLQHWRLGRFKFLTGDDKSSWFSLMRLGYDTFYVPDAAINTVEHPPEKSFIKASRKLMFRWYGNNLRQNSRALGLGIRRLGAFTSVVLFDQRVSMWTSLFGLTVALIASFKYGTAFILVYLLWIGITRLILTLLLSCSGHRIGPAYPAILYYNQIVGALVKIYVFFRLDQQSWTRQPTSLTRDLASFQRWFNTWSSRTMTFSAGSIFVAVLLMMV, encoded by the coding sequence ATGACCAAGCTCAAACATTTTTTTCTGCAATCAGCCGGCTGGCTTTTTTATCTCAGTCTGCTGATGGGCCTGGCCTTGATGCTGCCCACGTCCACATTCGACTCCGAGTCGAAGGACTTCATTTTCCTGATTGGCGCCGTAGGTATCTGGCGCTACTCGATGGGTGCAACGCACTTTGTGCGCGGCATGATTTTTCTCTACATCGTTTACCCGCACCTGCGTCGCAAAGTACGCAAGCTGGGTAAAGCGGCCGACCCGTCGCATGTGTTTCTGATGGTCACCAGCTTTCGTATTGACGCGCTGACCACCGCGCAGGTCTACAGCTCGGTGATCCGCGAAGCCATCGACTGCGAACTGCCGACCACCATTGTCTGCTCGATCGTGGAAATGTCCGACGAGCTGCTGGTCAAGGCGTTGTGGGCGCGGATGAATCCGCCGGAGCGGGTCAAGCTCGACTTCGTGCGTATCCCCGGTACCGGCAAGCGCGATGGTCTGGCCTTCGGTTTCCGCGCGATCTCCCGTCACCTGCCGGACGACCGTGCCGTGGTGGCCGTGATCGACGGCGACACCGTGCTCGGCGAAGGCGTCGTGCGCAAGACCGTGCCGTGGTTCCAGCTGTTCGGCAATGTCGGCGGCCTGACCACCAACGAGTTTTGCGAAGTGCGCGGCGGCTACATCATGAGCGAATGGCACAAGCTGCGTTTCGCCCAGCGCCACATCAACATGTGCTCGATGGCCCTGTCCAAGCGCGTACTGACCATGACCGGGCGGATGTCGGTATTCAAAGCCTCCGTGGTGACCAATCCGGAATTCATCGCCGACGTTGAAAGCGACTCGCTGCAACACTGGCGTCTGGGCCGCTTCAAGTTCCTGACCGGTGACGACAAGTCGAGCTGGTTCAGCCTGATGCGCCTGGGTTACGACACCTTCTACGTGCCGGACGCCGCGATCAACACCGTTGAGCATCCGCCGGAAAAGAGCTTCATCAAGGCCAGCCGCAAGCTGATGTTCCGCTGGTACGGCAACAACCTGCGCCAGAACTCGCGCGCACTGGGCCTGGGTATCCGCCGCTTGGGCGCGTTCACGTCGGTGGTGCTGTTCGACCAGCGCGTATCGATGTGGACTTCGCTGTTCGGCCTGACCGTTGCGCTGATCGCCAGCTTCAAGTACGGCACCGCGTTCATCCTCGTGTACCTGCTGTGGATCGGCATCACCCGCCTGATCCTGACGCTGTTGCTGTCGTGTTCCGGTCACCGCATCGGCCCTGCTTACCCGGCGATTCTGTATTACAACCAGATCGTTGGCGCCCTGGTGAAGATCTACGTTTTCTTCCGCCTCGACCAACAATCCTGGACTCGCCAGCCCACATCCCTGACCCGTGATCTCGCCAGCTTTCAACGTTGGTTCAACACCTGGTCGTCTCGGACCATGACCTTCTCCGCCGGCAGCATTTTTGTCGCCGTGCTGCTGATGATGGTCTGA
- a CDS encoding nucleotide sugar dehydrogenase: MRISIFGLGYVGAVCAGCLSARGHDVVGVDVAKDKIDMINAGKSPIVEPGLGELLQQGIQTGRLRGTTNFAEAIRDTDLSMICVGTPSKKNGDLELNYIEAVCREIGFVLREKTTRHTIVVRSTVLPGTVANVVIPILEDCSGKKAGVDFGVAVNPEFLRESTAIADYDQPPMTVIGEFDTASGDVLQSLYEELDAPIIRKDIAVAEMIKYTCNVWHATKVTFANEIGNIAKAVGVDGREVMEVVCQDKTLNLSQYYMRPGFAFGGSCLPKDVRALTYRAGSLDVEAPLLNSLMRSNESQVQNAFDIVESHEKRKVALLGLSFKAGTDDLRESPLVELAEMLIGKGYDLSIYDSNVEYARVHGANKDYIESKIPHVSSLLNSDFDSVIDNSDVIILGNRDEKFRSLAQEAPQGKQVIDLVGFMSKPTSAGSRTEGICW; encoded by the coding sequence ATGCGCATCAGCATATTTGGTTTGGGTTACGTTGGCGCAGTATGTGCCGGTTGCCTGTCTGCACGGGGCCATGACGTAGTTGGCGTCGATGTTGCCAAAGACAAGATCGACATGATTAACGCCGGCAAATCGCCGATTGTAGAACCAGGCCTGGGCGAACTGCTGCAGCAGGGTATCCAGACCGGTCGTCTGCGCGGCACGACCAACTTCGCCGAGGCGATTCGTGATACCGACCTGTCGATGATCTGCGTCGGCACGCCAAGCAAGAAGAACGGCGACCTGGAACTGAACTACATCGAGGCCGTGTGCCGCGAGATCGGTTTTGTCCTGCGTGAAAAAACCACCCGTCACACCATCGTCGTGCGCAGCACCGTGTTGCCAGGCACCGTGGCCAACGTGGTCATCCCGATTCTGGAAGACTGCTCGGGCAAGAAGGCTGGCGTCGATTTTGGCGTAGCGGTCAACCCGGAATTCCTCCGCGAATCCACCGCCATCGCTGACTACGATCAGCCACCGATGACCGTTATCGGCGAGTTCGATACCGCCTCGGGCGACGTTCTGCAATCGCTGTACGAAGAACTCGACGCACCGATCATCCGCAAGGACATCGCCGTTGCCGAGATGATCAAGTACACCTGCAACGTCTGGCACGCGACCAAAGTGACCTTCGCCAACGAGATCGGCAACATCGCTAAAGCCGTCGGCGTCGATGGTCGTGAAGTGATGGAAGTGGTTTGCCAGGACAAGACTCTGAACCTGTCCCAGTACTACATGCGCCCGGGCTTCGCCTTCGGCGGTTCGTGCCTGCCCAAAGACGTGCGTGCGCTGACCTACCGCGCCGGTTCCCTGGACGTCGAAGCGCCGCTGCTCAACTCGCTGATGCGCAGTAACGAATCGCAAGTGCAGAACGCTTTCGACATCGTTGAAAGCCATGAAAAACGCAAAGTCGCCCTGCTCGGTCTGAGCTTCAAGGCCGGCACCGATGACCTGCGCGAAAGCCCGCTGGTCGAACTGGCGGAAATGCTGATCGGCAAGGGTTACGACCTGAGTATCTACGACAGCAACGTCGAATACGCCCGTGTCCATGGTGCGAACAAGGACTACATCGAATCGAAGATTCCGCACGTATCGTCCCTGCTCAACTCCGACTTCGACTCGGTGATCGACAACTCCGACGTGATCATCCTCGGCAACCGCGACGAGAAATTCCGTTCGCTGGCCCAGGAAGCGCCGCAGGGCAAGCAAGTCATCGACCTGGTGGGCTTCATGTCCAAGCCCACCAGCGCCGGTAGCCGCACCGAAGGCATTTGCTGGTAA
- the yaaA gene encoding peroxide stress protein YaaA, with protein sequence MLMVISPAKTLDYETPPATQRFTQPQYLDHSQELIQQLRELSPAQISELMHVSDKIGGLNAARFGSWTPAFTPDNAKQALLAFKGDVYTGLDAQSFSEAQFDYAQKHLRMLSGLYGLLRPLDLMQPYRLEMGTKLANARGKDLYAFWGTRISEWLNEALADQGDDVLLNLASNEYFSAVKRSALKARIINTEFKDQKNGQYKIISFYAKKARGLMSRFVIQERINDPAQLKQFDVQGYRYSAEQSKPDNLVFLRDHAPE encoded by the coding sequence ATGCTGATGGTGATTTCCCCCGCCAAGACCCTCGACTACGAAACACCGCCGGCGACCCAGCGCTTTACCCAGCCGCAGTACCTCGATCATTCCCAGGAATTGATCCAGCAGTTGCGCGAGCTGAGTCCGGCGCAGATCAGCGAGTTGATGCACGTGTCCGACAAGATCGGTGGCCTCAACGCCGCGCGTTTCGGCAGTTGGACACCCGCCTTCACCCCGGACAACGCCAAACAGGCGCTGCTTGCCTTCAAGGGCGATGTGTACACCGGCCTGGATGCTCAGTCCTTCAGCGAAGCGCAATTCGATTACGCGCAAAAACACCTGCGCATGCTCTCCGGCCTTTATGGCCTGCTGCGCCCACTGGATCTGATGCAACCCTATCGCCTGGAAATGGGCACCAAACTGGCCAACGCCCGTGGCAAGGATCTGTATGCGTTCTGGGGCACGCGCATCAGCGAGTGGCTGAATGAAGCGCTGGCCGATCAGGGCGATGACGTACTGCTCAACCTTGCTTCCAACGAATACTTTTCTGCGGTCAAGCGCAGCGCGTTGAAGGCGCGGATCATCAATACCGAGTTCAAGGATCAGAAGAACGGCCAGTACAAGATCATCAGTTTCTACGCGAAGAAAGCGCGCGGCCTGATGAGCCGTTTTGTGATCCAGGAACGCATCAACGACCCGGCTCAGCTCAAGCAATTCGATGTACAGGGTTATCGCTACAGCGCCGAGCAGTCGAAACCCGACAATCTGGTGTTTTTGCGCGACCACGCCCCGGAATAA
- a CDS encoding IS3 family transposase (programmed frameshift), giving the protein MTKKRRAFDDSFKLQVVKMVKDQGLTVSQVCQDLNIGETAVRRWLQQYEAEQLGQAGIGKPLTAEQQRIRQLEQENRQLKVDNDILKKGYRLLCPRAEVRYRLVRQLQEKAYSVAHVCRLLSISRSGFYESQKRVDAPVRQSCPVVVQLKASFAESGGCYGSRPLRDALRGKGLSVGLYKIRRLMRANGLRSAWKRKFVHTTDSNHDLPIAGNVLNRKFDPAAPNKAWVADITYIRTRSGWLYLAVVLDLFSRKIVGWSMAPNMPAELVCTAMQLAIAQRQPPPGLIAHSDRGSQYASATYRELLARNDMQQSMSRKGNCWDNAVMERFFLSLKMERVWRRDYANHAEAIRDITEYIVGFYNNERLHSKLGYLPPTVYERAMASKPPIEVSGIS; this is encoded by the exons ATGACCAAAAAACGCAGGGCATTCGACGACAGCTTCAAGCTGCAAGTCGTGAAGATGGTCAAGGATCAGGGGCTAACCGTTTCGCAGGTTTGCCAGGATCTGAACATTGGTGAGACAGCCGTTCGACGCTGGCTTCAGCAATACGAGGCAGAGCAATTGGGGCAGGCCGGAATCGGTAAACCATTAACGGCGGAGCAACAGCGCATCCGGCAATTGGAGCAGGAAAATCGGCAGCTCAAAGTGGATAACGACATCCTAAAAAAGG GCTACCGCCTTCTTTGCCCGCGAGCTGAAGTAAGGTATCGACTGGTTCGGCAGCTGCAAGAGAAGGCTTACTCAGTGGCACATGTCTGTCGACTACTGAGCATTAGCCGTTCGGGCTTCTATGAGTCTCAGAAGCGGGTTGATGCGCCCGTTCGGCAGAGTTGCCCTGTCGTTGTGCAGCTCAAGGCTTCTTTTGCCGAGAGTGGTGGCTGCTACGGCAGCCGCCCATTGCGCGACGCTTTGCGTGGCAAAGGCTTGTCTGTTGGGCTGTATAAAATCCGCCGTCTGATGCGTGCCAACGGCCTACGCTCGGCATGGAAGCGCAAGTTTGTACACACGACCGATAGCAATCATGACCTGCCGATTGCTGGGAATGTGCTGAACCGAAAATTTGATCCAGCGGCACCAAACAAGGCATGGGTGGCTGACATCACCTACATCCGCACCCGCAGTGGCTGGCTGTACCTGGCCGTGGTATTGGACTTGTTTTCACGCAAGATCGTGGGCTGGTCGATGGCTCCCAACATGCCGGCAGAGCTGGTGTGCACCGCAATGCAGCTGGCCATCGCGCAACGTCAACCACCGCCAGGACTGATTGCCCACTCGGATCGTGGCAGCCAATACGCGAGCGCAACTTACAGAGAGTTATTGGCAAGAAACGACATGCAGCAGAGCATGAGCCGTAAAGGTAATTGCTGGGACAATGCCGTGATGGAGCGCTTCTTCCTGAGTTTGAAAATGGAACGGGTATGGCGACGTGACTACGCGAACCATGCTGAAGCGATCCGCGACATCACCGAGTACATCGTTGGGTTTTACAACAACGAACGGCTGCACTCGAAACTGGGCTATCTGCCACCGACCGTCTATGAGCGGGCGATGGCGTCAAAACCACCTATCGAGGTGTCCGGAATTAGTTGA
- a CDS encoding polysaccharide deacetylase family protein, translating to MAAPGDAATLDRTTWPEQLSNPTLFDVASRAEILMFARGLLGTESIDEAALAQRLGLRTVNIDAVNQLRQRLWQRLLANYNHAQQSCDQDASFCFLVEDLPTLREQAAKFVVSDDSYYTKWAEPSRIFHLQYLDELMRKAALSPQTSNEFDRFGDYERNGDDMHDRLFLLTFDSAANAQPDNTDWLTEYLRKSNLSGTFFVLGKDIQARLTGRSVSSLQASFSRQCVGVQGWEFRSHSHWQDWQDSVRRSADLVKNKLPENYVPLFRPPDGQRRSDAQGFFNSQGLQVALWEIDAQDGAGKLKGPASAQRVLTLMLLWRHGVINFNMKQDAVKTSLPWLITQTAQSGIGWEDCQDAFR from the coding sequence ATGGCGGCGCCCGGTGACGCGGCGACGCTGGATCGCACGACCTGGCCGGAGCAGCTCAGCAATCCGACCCTGTTCGACGTCGCGTCGCGGGCGGAAATCCTCATGTTCGCTCGCGGCCTGCTCGGCACCGAGTCCATCGACGAGGCAGCACTGGCCCAGCGCCTGGGCCTGCGCACGGTCAATATCGATGCGGTCAATCAGCTGCGCCAGCGCCTCTGGCAACGCTTGCTCGCCAACTACAACCACGCCCAGCAAAGCTGCGATCAGGACGCCTCGTTCTGCTTCCTCGTCGAAGACCTGCCGACCCTGCGCGAGCAGGCGGCCAAGTTCGTCGTCAGCGACGACAGTTATTACACCAAATGGGCCGAGCCGAGCCGGATCTTCCATTTGCAGTACCTCGACGAGTTGATGCGCAAGGCCGCGCTGTCGCCGCAAACCAGTAACGAATTCGATCGTTTCGGCGACTACGAGCGCAACGGCGACGACATGCACGACCGGCTGTTTCTGCTGACCTTCGACAGCGCCGCCAACGCGCAACCGGACAACACCGACTGGCTGACCGAGTACTTGCGCAAGTCCAATCTGAGCGGGACATTCTTTGTCCTGGGCAAGGATATTCAGGCGCGACTCACCGGCCGTTCGGTCAGCAGCCTGCAGGCGAGTTTCTCCCGGCAGTGCGTGGGCGTGCAGGGCTGGGAGTTCCGCTCCCACAGCCATTGGCAGGACTGGCAGGATTCGGTACGGCGCAGCGCCGATCTGGTGAAAAACAAACTGCCGGAAAACTACGTGCCGCTGTTCCGTCCGCCGGATGGCCAGCGCCGCAGTGACGCGCAAGGTTTTTTCAATAGCCAGGGCCTGCAAGTGGCGCTGTGGGAAATTGATGCTCAGGACGGTGCCGGCAAGCTCAAGGGCCCGGCGAGCGCGCAGCGAGTGTTGACCCTGATGCTGCTGTGGCGTCATGGAGTGATCAATTTCAACATGAAACAGGATGCGGTGAAGACGTCCTTGCCGTGGCTGATCACCCAGACTGCGCAGAGCGGCATTGGCTGGGAAGACTGTCAGGACGCGTTTCGTTGA
- a CDS encoding PhoH family protein codes for MDDHGRSPSSNQPILYVLDTNVLIHDPNALLNFEEHHVAIPMTVLEELDKLKSGHHSVAAECRQAIRLIDKTLGDASPEDVELGVPIQRGKGGPKGLLSILMSKQAESNLILPEHLNDNKIINQLIDLHTRDPQKPVVLVTKDINMRLKARACGIDAEDYSTDQLVDDVSLLPNGYHNMTGSFWDRVSKVETRQDHGRTWHQVQLIDNLPAVHINEFIIDEQGFVGWIKEIQEDRLLILDLHQEPLLHQEAWGLKPRDIYQSLALYALLDPDIHLVNLSGAAGSGKTILALAAAIEQTMVSKRYRRIIATRSVQGLDQEIGFLPGTEAEKMEPWLGAITDNLEALHMDDENTHGSVDYILSKVPLQFKSLNYIRGRSFQQSLILIDECQNLTPHQMKTIITRAGAGSKVVCLGNLAQIDTPYLSATSSGLTYLTERFKDFPNGVHITLQGVPRSILAEYAESHL; via the coding sequence ATGGATGATCACGGACGCAGCCCTTCCTCCAACCAGCCAATCCTGTATGTACTCGATACCAACGTATTGATTCACGATCCAAATGCCCTGCTGAATTTCGAAGAACACCACGTCGCCATCCCGATGACCGTGCTGGAAGAGCTGGACAAGCTCAAGAGCGGCCATCACAGCGTGGCCGCCGAATGCCGTCAGGCGATCCGCCTGATCGACAAAACCCTGGGCGATGCGTCCCCCGAGGACGTCGAACTGGGTGTGCCGATCCAGCGCGGCAAGGGCGGGCCGAAAGGCTTGCTGTCAATTCTGATGAGCAAGCAGGCCGAGTCGAACCTGATTCTGCCCGAGCATCTGAACGACAACAAAATCATCAACCAACTGATTGATCTGCACACCCGCGATCCGCAGAAACCGGTGGTGCTGGTCACCAAAGACATCAACATGCGCCTCAAGGCGCGCGCCTGTGGCATCGATGCCGAGGACTACAGCACCGACCAGTTGGTCGATGACGTGTCCCTGCTGCCCAACGGCTACCACAACATGACCGGCTCCTTCTGGGACCGCGTGAGCAAGGTCGAAACCCGTCAGGACCACGGCCGCACCTGGCATCAGGTGCAACTGATCGACAACCTGCCGGCCGTGCACATCAACGAGTTCATCATCGACGAGCAGGGCTTTGTCGGCTGGATCAAGGAAATCCAGGAAGACCGCCTGCTGATCCTCGACCTGCACCAGGAACCGCTGCTGCATCAGGAGGCGTGGGGCCTGAAGCCGCGCGACATCTATCAGAGTCTGGCCCTGTATGCGTTGCTTGACCCGGACATTCATCTGGTCAACCTGTCTGGCGCCGCCGGTTCCGGTAAGACCATTCTGGCGCTGGCCGCTGCGATCGAGCAGACCATGGTCAGCAAACGTTATCGCCGCATCATCGCCACCCGCAGCGTGCAGGGCCTGGACCAGGAAATCGGTTTCCTGCCCGGCACCGAAGCGGAGAAAATGGAGCCTTGGCTGGGCGCCATCACCGACAACCTCGAAGCCTTGCACATGGATGACGAAAACACCCATGGCAGCGTCGACTACATCCTCAGCAAAGTGCCGTTGCAGTTCAAATCGCTCAACTACATTCGTGGTCGCAGCTTCCAGCAGAGCCTGATCCTGATCGACGAATGCCAGAACCTCACGCCGCACCAGATGAAAACCATCATCACCCGTGCCGGTGCCGGTTCCAAAGTGGTGTGCCTGGGCAACCTGGCGCAGATCGACACCCCTTACCTGTCCGCGACCAGCTCCGGGCTGACCTACCTGACCGAACGCTTCAAGGACTTCCCCAACGGTGTGCACATCACCCTGCAAGGGGTGCCTCGCTCGATCCTGGCCGAATACGCCGAATCGCATCTGTAA
- the moaC gene encoding cyclic pyranopterin monophosphate synthase MoaC, whose amino-acid sequence MLTHLDSQGRANMVDVTEKAVTFREATAQALVRMLPETLQMIVSGGHPKGDVFAVARIAGIQAAKKTSDLIPLCHPLMLTGVKVELSAEGEDSVRIVARCKLSGQTGVEMEALTAASVAALTIYDMCKAVDRGMTIESVRLLEKVGGKSGHFQAEQP is encoded by the coding sequence GTGCTGACTCATCTCGATTCCCAAGGTCGCGCCAACATGGTCGACGTCACTGAAAAAGCCGTGACGTTCCGTGAAGCGACCGCTCAAGCGCTGGTGCGCATGCTCCCTGAAACCCTGCAGATGATCGTCAGTGGCGGCCACCCCAAGGGCGATGTGTTCGCCGTGGCGCGCATCGCCGGGATTCAGGCGGCGAAGAAGACCAGCGATCTGATTCCCCTGTGCCATCCGCTGATGCTGACCGGCGTCAAAGTCGAACTCAGCGCCGAGGGTGAGGACAGCGTGCGCATTGTCGCTCGCTGCAAGCTGTCCGGGCAGACCGGTGTCGAGATGGAAGCGCTGACCGCCGCCAGCGTCGCCGCCCTGACCATTTACGACATGTGCAAAGCCGTGGATCGTGGCATGACCATCGAGAGCGTGCGGCTGCTGGAGAAGGTCGGCGGCAAGAGCGGCCACTTCCAGGCGGAGCAGCCATGA
- a CDS encoding MoaD/ThiS family protein has translation MKLTVKFFARYREALGVDSVAVEGDFATVDDVRALLAQRDGAEVLSEQNLMCARNEDLCQLDEPVVDGDEVAFFPTVTGG, from the coding sequence ATGAAACTGACCGTGAAGTTTTTTGCCCGTTACCGTGAAGCGTTGGGCGTGGATTCGGTTGCGGTTGAAGGCGATTTCGCCACCGTCGATGACGTTCGCGCACTGTTGGCGCAACGTGATGGCGCCGAAGTGCTGAGCGAGCAGAACCTGATGTGCGCACGTAACGAAGACCTCTGCCAGCTCGACGAGCCGGTGGTCGATGGCGACGAAGTGGCGTTTTTCCCCACCGTGACCGGAGGCTGA
- the moaE gene encoding molybdopterin synthase catalytic subunit MoaE: MAIRVQATPFDPGAEVNAMHAANVGVGAVVSFVGYVRDFNDGLDVAGMFLEHYPGMTEKALGKIAVEAEQRWPLLKLEVLHRIGALEPGEPIVFVGAASAHRQAAFDACAFVMDYLKTRAPFWKKENTSDGPRWVEGRDSDHAAADRWKK, from the coding sequence ATGGCGATTCGCGTGCAGGCCACGCCGTTCGATCCGGGCGCTGAAGTCAATGCGATGCACGCGGCCAATGTCGGCGTTGGCGCGGTGGTGAGCTTTGTCGGTTACGTGCGCGACTTCAACGACGGTCTCGACGTGGCCGGGATGTTCCTCGAACACTATCCGGGCATGACCGAAAAAGCCCTCGGCAAGATCGCTGTCGAAGCCGAGCAGCGCTGGCCGCTGCTCAAGCTGGAAGTGCTGCACCGCATTGGCGCGCTGGAGCCGGGCGAGCCGATCGTCTTCGTCGGCGCCGCCAGCGCCCACCGCCAGGCCGCTTTCGATGCCTGCGCCTTCGTCATGGACTACCTGAAAACCCGCGCGCCGTTCTGGAAGAAAGAAAACACCAGCGATGGACCACGTTGGGTCGAAGGGCGGGACAGTGATCATGCCGCCGCCGATCGCTGGAAGAAGTAA
- a CDS encoding ABC transporter substrate-binding protein, whose product MKKLPLITGLAFSLLACASTFAAETTLRIGIEAAYPPFASKTDKGEIVGFDYDIGNALCAQMKVKCVWVEGEFDGLIPSLKVKKIDMALSSMTINEDRKKSVDFSHKYYFTSSRLVMKEGATVDDQYASLKGKNVGVQRATTTDRYATEVFEPKGINVKRYSNNEEIYMDLAAGRLDAIFADTIPLNDFLSMPRGKGYAFVGPELKDPKYVGEGAGIAVRKGNGELVSQLNRAIDGIRANGEYQKISEKYFKADIYGD is encoded by the coding sequence ATGAAGAAACTCCCCCTCATCACCGGCCTTGCCTTCAGCCTGCTGGCCTGTGCCAGCACCTTTGCCGCCGAGACGACCTTGCGCATCGGCATCGAAGCGGCTTACCCACCGTTCGCTTCGAAAACCGACAAAGGTGAAATCGTCGGTTTCGACTACGACATCGGCAATGCCCTGTGTGCGCAGATGAAGGTCAAGTGCGTGTGGGTTGAAGGTGAGTTCGACGGGCTGATTCCTTCGCTGAAAGTGAAGAAGATCGACATGGCGCTGTCGTCGATGACCATCAACGAAGATCGCAAGAAGTCGGTGGATTTCAGCCACAAGTATTACTTCACTTCTTCGCGTCTGGTGATGAAGGAAGGCGCTACGGTGGATGATCAGTACGCCAGCCTCAAAGGCAAGAACGTCGGCGTGCAGCGCGCGACCACCACTGATCGTTACGCCACCGAGGTGTTCGAACCCAAGGGCATCAACGTCAAGCGCTACAGCAACAACGAAGAAATCTACATGGACCTGGCGGCGGGGCGCCTTGATGCGATTTTTGCCGACACCATTCCGCTCAATGACTTCCTGTCGATGCCGCGTGGCAAAGGTTATGCGTTTGTCGGGCCGGAGCTGAAGGATCCGAAGTACGTCGGCGAGGGCGCGGGGATTGCCGTGCGCAAGGGCAACGGTGAACTGGTCAGCCAGTTGAACCGCGCCATCGACGGGATTCGCGCGAATGGCGAGTACCAGAAGATTTCCGAGAAGTATTTCAAAGCTGATATCTACGGCGATTGA
- a CDS encoding helix-turn-helix transcriptional regulator: MTAPEFDPALDNFRAIADAIATLFFPHAEVVLHDLRTQKVDYIANNLSKREIGDDSSLEDMLSEDVSDRNIGPYEKLNWDGQKIRSLSTVLRDSESRPLAVLCINLNISLFENAKAALDLFLSPSKLIPQPDSLFRDDWQERINTFLHAWLRERQLSLNLLTRDHKRELVLALHAEGAFKGKSASNYVANVLSMGRATVYKHLKELKG; the protein is encoded by the coding sequence ATGACTGCCCCCGAATTCGATCCGGCGCTGGATAACTTCCGCGCCATCGCCGACGCCATCGCCACGCTGTTCTTTCCCCACGCCGAGGTGGTGCTGCACGACCTGCGCACGCAGAAGGTCGACTACATCGCCAATAACTTGTCCAAGCGCGAAATCGGCGACGACTCGTCGCTGGAAGACATGCTCAGCGAGGATGTCAGCGACAGGAACATCGGCCCGTACGAAAAGCTCAACTGGGACGGTCAGAAAATTCGCAGCCTGAGCACTGTGCTGCGCGACAGCGAAAGTCGTCCGCTGGCGGTGCTGTGCATCAATCTGAATATCTCGCTGTTCGAGAACGCCAAGGCGGCGCTGGATCTGTTCCTGTCACCGAGCAAACTGATTCCGCAGCCGGACTCGCTGTTCCGTGATGACTGGCAGGAGCGCATCAACACCTTCCTCCACGCCTGGTTGCGCGAGCGGCAGTTGAGCCTGAATCTGCTGACCCGTGACCACAAACGCGAGCTGGTGCTGGCGCTGCACGCCGAGGGCGCGTTCAAGGGCAAGAGCGCTTCGAACTACGTGGCCAATGTGCTGAGCATGGGACGGGCGACGGTGTACAAGCATTTGAAGGAACTGAAGGGCTGA